The following DNA comes from Camelina sativa cultivar DH55 chromosome 14, Cs, whole genome shotgun sequence.
CCCTCTCTCTATCATCTCACTGTAAACACATAAAGCTTCCTCGAAACACGTTTCGTTAACATAACCTCTGATCATTGTATTGAAATCAAAGGTACAGGGATCATCGAGTCCTCTGAATATGGAAGCTGCGTAATTCATACTGTTGTCCCATCCGGAGTGAGCGCATTTCGCGAGAACGCTGCTAgctgagaatgaagaagaacagagaaaactTAGCTTGATGAATCTGGCGTGGATTTGCTTGAACTCGTCTACGTCGTTGCATCTCTTCAAAAGGTATAAAATTTCTTGCTCTTTACCTCTAAAGGTGTTGACTGCTTCTGGGTTATGGGTTAAATCGTCTCTGGAAGAAACTAGAGACTGTAGAATTGGTGCCTTAATCATCCTCTCTCTCTAGTAACCATGGGTGTCCggaatttttcaattttgtggaACTTAATTagaataaaagtttgaaaagattTGAATGTTGTTTAGCAGGAGGGGTTTTGAGTCTCATCCCCGGTGAGATTTTCATGGACAATATGAGCCActagttataaattttatttggagAGTTCTGATAAGTTTGTGATGGGTGTGAGAGAACAGAGAGTGGGTGCTTTGGATTCTCTGTCCATGCTTTGTCAGTTTTTGGGACCTACCTTAAGTGGAGATTCAAACACGATTCACCGGTTCGGTTTTTGTGTTAAGcctatttcggtttggttctatacctaaaaactaatagaaacaTGAACGCGCGGGCTTTTTTAAGCAGTCGGAAACCAAAACCAGATAATGTTGACAAATGAATACTCTCACAAACCCTTAGAACTGAAATCAGTTCAAAAGCCTtgtaaaataaagaatcaaatCACATGGGTTTCTTTTGGAGTCAAATATAGGTTTTGTAGGTTTTCCGGTATTTTGGATATGAAATATTGGTAACCATATAGGAACCAATTAaattttggttcagtttggtaTGGGTATTGAAATTTGAATAGAATCAGACCCGTAAAAGTTTCGATTCCAATGAGTTCGGTTCTGATTGGTTTACAAATCCAAAAGTAACCAAACAACCTGACCGAATTGAAATCGAAACCTAAGCGAATCccaaattttggtttggtttggtttaaatcttataataaaaCCTAACCGAATCCCAAATTTTGATTCGGTTGTTTGCCGTTATCTAGTTTTGTTAGCTAAACTTTAAGACAGTACTATGAATTTTGTGAAAGCTCTTTACAAATAGAATGTCAAATTTGAGTTGGTGAACCATTTTTGTGTTGATATCACATAGATATTTAtagttaaagagaaaaaaatgttaatagaGTAGTGAAAAGATAATAGACAGGGTGGGTCGTAGCGCCCATTAAGTTTAGTACTAATTACAAATTTGACTAATTGATAGTGTGTTTCATCTAAACTGGCGCAGAacctttttgtgtgtttctgtcAACATTTGAACTCCCACTAACAGAAAGTGAATCAAACCTGCCTTATTAATCACAACAATTTCATTATTTAGGCTCTCCAGAAGATTATGATGAGAGAGAAACAGTATGTAAATAGAGAGATTCTTAATACGGCCAACAACAACGTCACAAACACAATGATAATGTCACCTCTCACATGCTCACAGATTTGAGTTTTAAGGAACTTTTTATTCATCCATTCTTAGATGTTACCGGCGGCATGGCATTGCATTCTTCTAATAGATTTAGCAAGTTGTGTTCAGGGGCACTGAGTGATGGCAAGATCGAACGGTTTGGCTGAGGCGGACGAGGCGGTTTTGGTGCGGATCCATCAGATTCAGAAGCAGCCTCATCTTTCACAATCTGCAAATCACCTTTTCTCATCATAGACGCTGATACTCTCTCCTTCCAGATTCTCCCATCCTGTTTTTACGAAAAACAATCACTAACAagattacaaaaccaaaactttaagaTGCTTTCTATAAACACATGTACACTTagatcaacaaaaagaaaacatttttgcATAGAGTGTTACATTTAGAATGGATGGTTCAGGCAATGGACACTGAATGGGTAGATCATTGTCCAGAGGCTCGACCGGGTGTTCAACAGGTTTGAACTCTGTAGCTACTTCAATCCCATGAGTAGCAGTTGTTGCAGTTGTGGTAGTTGCTGCAACAACATCAGAATTTGGAGCCAATACTTCCTTATCATCCTGATCAAAAGAGAGAATGAGACATCTTCAGTAACTCAgattaaccaaacaaaaacctaaTTTGAAAAAGGCCAAAGCTTTTTAAGGTTAATCATGAATccttaaaacaaaaactcatcCTTTGGTTGAATCTTGAAACTGAAACTACACAAtttcaagaaaatcaagaagagTACTTCGAATCTGATCTAAAGGggagatttttaaaaccaaacaaaagatcTACAACATGTTCCATAGATTGAACTTTAGTAAGAATCAAACCCAGAAGCTGTAAAAAGAGAGCTTACGATTGCACTTTGTGTTCGTCGATGACTGCTTCTACCAACAGAGAATCTTGAAAATATACCAACCATGGTTTAATTGAATCTGAAATTTTCTTAGGACttgtaaagattttaaaaatctcccTTGATCTTGATTCTTGACTTGGTAAGAATGCGCCcaag
Coding sequences within:
- the LOC104741796 gene encoding uncharacterized protein LOC104741796, with protein sequence MVGIFSRFSVGRSSHRRTQSAIDDKEVLAPNSDVVAATTTTATTATHGIEVATEFKPVEHPVEPLDNDLPIQCPLPEPSILNDGRIWKERVSASMMRKGDLQIVKDEAASESDGSAPKPPRPPQPNRSILPSLSAPEHNLLNLLEECNAMPPVTSKNG